Proteins from a single region of Campylobacter sp. RM16704:
- a CDS encoding pimeloyl-ACP methyl esterase BioG family protein, which translates to MKTHFLHENANSSELILFFSGFCSHFSHFTHLKSDVNVLMVYDYTSFDWEFDLHKFENITLVGFSMGVCVASKILKDIKFEQKIAINGTNLPIDDEFGIKKAIFKLTMKRFALKDFKANLLEKRMSLSDEFYFEKNEHLKEELLSLYEFCTKDLNENFAWDKAIISNDDKIFPPKHAFNFFKEKAMFVDEPHFAFFKYHAWEELCKLS; encoded by the coding sequence TTGAAAACTCATTTTTTACATGAAAATGCAAATTCATCTGAGTTGATTTTATTTTTTTCAGGGTTTTGCTCACATTTTAGCCATTTTACGCATTTAAAAAGTGATGTAAATGTTTTAATGGTGTATGATTATACGAGTTTTGATTGGGAATTTGATCTTCATAAATTTGAAAATATCACTCTTGTTGGCTTTTCTATGGGAGTTTGTGTAGCGAGTAAAATTTTAAAAGATATAAAATTTGAACAAAAAATAGCCATAAATGGTACAAATTTACCTATAGATGATGAATTTGGGATCAAAAAAGCCATTTTTAAACTTACGATGAAAAGGTTTGCTTTAAAGGACTTTAAAGCAAATTTGCTTGAAAAAAGAATGAGTTTAAGTGATGAGTTTTACTTTGAAAAAAACGAGCATTTAAAAGAAGAGCTTTTAAGCTTATATGAGTTTTGCACTAAAGATTTAAACGAAAATTTCGCTTGGGATAAAGCCATAATTAGCAATGATGATAAAATCTTTCCACCAAAACATGCTTTTAATTTTTTCAAAGAAAAGGCAATGTTTGTCGATGAGCCACATTTTGCATTTTTTAAATACCATGCTTGGGAAGAGCTTTGCAAACTTTCATAA
- a CDS encoding aminotransferase class I/II-fold pyridoxal phosphate-dependent enzyme produces MQIAQILDELKQQDNFRILRSLKHEGKYVVYNGQKLLNLASNDYLNLSNEKALKQDFLTHLKEFEFSSSSSRSLSGNYAIFDEFENFLEAKLGRKILHFNNGYALNVSCLQALASIKNTLFLADKQVHASIIDGLRLGGAKFIRFKHNDIKHLQSLVQKHYKEFENIIIVSEALFSMDGDFAPIKEFINLKKEFKNIKIYIDEAHSIGCFSDDGLGYVKFLGLEKEVDFLVFTFGKAIASMGACMISDEKDFFINKARAFIYSTAIAPINVAWTLHVFKHLHEFSAQRKKLLELSVWFKNALASKGAVLGEAYVISFILGQNSLVSEISQKLLENGIFAPAIKEPTVAKNTARIRFSLHAGLVKKDLEKVLEVL; encoded by the coding sequence ATGCAAATTGCACAAATTTTAGATGAGTTAAAACAACAAGATAATTTTAGAATTCTACGCTCATTAAAACATGAGGGAAAATATGTCGTTTATAATGGGCAAAAATTGCTAAATTTAGCGAGCAATGATTATTTAAATTTAAGCAATGAAAAAGCATTAAAGCAAGATTTTTTAACACATTTAAAAGAATTTGAATTTTCTAGTTCAAGTTCAAGAAGCTTGAGTGGAAATTATGCGATTTTTGATGAATTTGAAAACTTTTTGGAAGCTAAGTTAGGTAGAAAAATCTTGCATTTTAACAACGGCTATGCCTTAAATGTTAGCTGTTTGCAAGCTTTAGCAAGCATTAAAAATACTTTATTTTTAGCAGATAAGCAAGTGCATGCAAGTATCATCGATGGTTTAAGGCTTGGCGGGGCTAAATTTATAAGGTTTAAACACAATGATATAAAGCATTTGCAAAGCTTAGTGCAAAAGCATTATAAAGAATTTGAAAATATCATTATAGTAAGTGAAGCTTTATTTAGTATGGATGGGGATTTTGCACCTATAAAAGAATTCATAAATTTAAAAAAAGAGTTTAAAAATATCAAAATTTACATTGATGAAGCTCATAGCATAGGGTGTTTTAGTGATGATGGTTTGGGTTATGTGAAATTTTTGGGCTTAGAAAAGGAAGTGGATTTTTTAGTTTTTACTTTTGGTAAGGCTATAGCTTCTATGGGAGCTTGTATGATAAGTGATGAAAAAGATTTTTTTATCAACAAAGCAAGAGCCTTTATATACTCAACTGCTATTGCACCTATAAATGTAGCTTGGACTTTGCATGTTTTTAAGCATTTGCATGAATTTAGCGCTCAAAGAAAAAAGCTTTTAGAATTAAGCGTTTGGTTTAAAAATGCTTTAGCAAGTAAAGGTGCAGTTTTAGGCGAGGCTTATGTGATATCTTTTATTTTAGGGCAAAATTCTTTAGTTAGTGAAATTTCTCAAAAGCTTTTAGAAAATGGTATTTTCGCACCTGCTATTAAAGAACCAACCGTGGCTAAAAATACAGCTAGAATTCGCTTTTCTTTACATGCTGGTTTAGTGAAAAAAGACTTAGAAAAGGTTTTGGAGGTACTTTGA
- a CDS encoding TPR repeat protein, Sel1 subfamily codes for MKKVLIILVILFLNFAYSQEDLFVKGFKAYESGDYINAIKYYKQACDLNNGDGCSNLGFMYANGQGVKKDNFKAVELYVKACNLNDGAGCFNLGVMYIDGKGVRKDNFKAAELYQKACGLEKGLGCFNLGVMYANGHGVRKDNFKAVELYQKACDLENGLGCSNLGFMYANGQGVKKDNFKAVELYVKACNLNDGAGCSNLGVMYALGKGVRKDTSKALEYFGKACDLKNDLGCQAYARLKQ; via the coding sequence ATGAAAAAAGTTTTGATTATCTTAGTGATTTTATTTTTAAATTTTGCATATTCGCAAGAGGATTTATTTGTAAAAGGATTTAAAGCTTATGAGAGTGGTGATTATATAAACGCTATAAAGTATTACAAACAAGCCTGTGATTTAAATAACGGGGACGGCTGTTCTAATCTTGGTTTCATGTATGCAAATGGACAAGGTGTAAAAAAGGATAATTTTAAAGCAGTTGAACTTTATGTAAAAGCTTGTAATTTAAATGATGGAGCTGGTTGTTTTAATCTGGGTGTTATGTATATAGATGGAAAAGGTGTAAGAAAAGATAATTTTAAAGCAGCAGAATTGTATCAAAAAGCATGTGGTTTAGAAAAAGGCTTGGGTTGTTTTAATCTGGGTGTAATGTATGCGAATGGACATGGTGTTAGAAAAGATAATTTCAAAGCAGTAGAATTATATCAAAAAGCATGTGACTTAGAAAATGGTTTAGGTTGTTCTAATCTTGGTTTCATGTATGCAAATGGACAAGGTGTAAAAAAGGATAATTTTAAAGCAGTTGAACTTTATGTAAAAGCTTGTAATTTAAATGATGGAGCTGGTTGTTCTAATCTTGGAGTTATGTATGCACTTGGCAAAGGCGTTAGAAAAGACACTTCTAAGGCTTTAGAGTATTTTGGCAAGGCTTGTGATTTAAAAAATGATTTAGGTTGTCAAGCTTACGCAAGGCTTAAACAATAA
- a CDS encoding adenosylmethionine--8-amino-7-oxononanoate transaminase, giving the protein MNLKELDLKHIWHPCTQMSDHEFLPLIPIKKAKGVYLYDFDEKSYIDCISSWWVNIFGHCNEYINEKIKDQLQNLEHVLLAGFSHEPIIKLSQRLCKLLPFDKCFFADNGSSAIEVALKMSFQYHLNNGSKKDKFLSLSNSYHGETLGALSVGDVALYKKTYEPLLLKSITTPVPTSKDYTKELEILESILKNHHHEICAFILEPLLQCAGNMHIYELGYLNEAIKLAKDYGVQVIFDEIATGFGRTGEMFALDYCSQSIDYICLSKAITGGYLPLSVVLTKDEIYEKFYDSYESQKAFLHSHSYTGNALACAAANATLDIFEKENIIAKNKIKSAFIKTQWESLKEFNFLGNFRNLGMVSAFDIQKSKYQRAGLEVFQRALEKGLLLRPLGNTIYFMPPYVINEDEIAYVVQSLREIFNEF; this is encoded by the coding sequence ATGAATTTAAAAGAACTAGACTTAAAACACATTTGGCACCCTTGCACGCAAATGAGTGATCATGAGTTTTTACCTTTAATACCTATAAAAAAGGCCAAGGGAGTGTATTTGTATGATTTTGATGAAAAATCCTACATAGACTGCATTAGCTCTTGGTGGGTAAATATCTTTGGTCATTGTAATGAGTATATCAATGAAAAAATCAAAGATCAGCTTCAAAATTTAGAGCATGTCTTGCTTGCAGGCTTTTCACATGAGCCTATCATAAAGCTTTCGCAAAGACTTTGCAAGCTTTTACCTTTTGATAAATGCTTTTTTGCAGACAATGGTAGTTCAGCCATAGAAGTGGCTTTAAAAATGAGCTTTCAATACCACTTAAACAATGGCTCTAAAAAGGATAAATTCTTATCACTTAGCAATTCTTACCATGGAGAAACCTTGGGTGCATTAAGCGTTGGCGATGTAGCGCTTTATAAAAAAACCTATGAGCCTTTACTTTTAAAAAGTATCACAACACCTGTGCCAACTAGCAAGGACTATACAAAAGAACTTGAAATTTTAGAAAGCATTTTAAAAAATCATCATCATGAAATTTGTGCTTTTATACTTGAGCCTTTACTTCAATGTGCAGGCAATATGCATATATATGAGCTTGGGTATTTAAATGAAGCCATTAAGCTTGCTAAAGATTATGGTGTGCAAGTGATATTTGATGAGATAGCCACAGGTTTTGGGCGCACGGGAGAGATGTTTGCGCTAGATTATTGCTCGCAAAGCATTGATTATATATGCCTTTCTAAAGCTATCACGGGTGGGTATTTACCGCTTTCAGTGGTACTTACTAAAGATGAAATTTATGAGAAATTTTATGATAGCTATGAGAGCCAAAAGGCCTTTTTACACTCTCACTCTTACACGGGTAATGCCCTAGCTTGTGCAGCGGCTAATGCGACTTTGGATATTTTTGAAAAAGAAAATATCATCGCAAAAAATAAAATCAAAAGTGCTTTTATAAAAACGCAATGGGAGAGTTTAAAAGAATTTAACTTTTTAGGAAATTTTAGAAATTTAGGCATGGTGAGTGCATTTGATATACAAAAAAGCAAATACCAAAGAGCAGGACTTGAAGTCTTTCAAAGAGCCTTAGAAAAAGGCTTGCTTTTAAGACCACTTGGAAATACAATTTACTTCATGCCACCATATGTTATAAATGAAGATGAGATTGCTTATGTAGTGCAGTCTTTAAGAGAGATTTTCAATGAATTCTAA
- the bioD gene encoding dethiobiotin synthase has translation MKIYISGIDTDVGKTYLSARLCKELGFDYFKLIQAGIPKDSEIVAEFSPKTKIFKEGVFLKTPASPHKGRILENLNYKAFDIQIPQSDKLIIELAGGLFSPLDDEKTMIDYMSAFKHPTILVAKDYLGSINHTLLSIKALKQRDIKILALILKTQDNFSKDFISKYTSIPIIEFDDKVCEKLLKFIV, from the coding sequence ATGAAAATATATATTAGCGGTATAGACACAGATGTTGGTAAAACTTACTTAAGTGCTAGACTTTGTAAGGAATTAGGATTTGATTATTTTAAGCTTATCCAAGCAGGAATCCCAAAAGATAGCGAGATAGTAGCTGAGTTTAGTCCAAAAACTAAGATTTTCAAAGAAGGTGTGTTTTTAAAAACTCCTGCTTCCCCACACAAAGGCAGGATTTTAGAAAATTTAAACTATAAAGCCTTTGATATACAAATTCCACAAAGTGATAAACTCATCATCGAGCTAGCTGGTGGGCTTTTTTCGCCACTTGATGATGAAAAAACAATGATTGATTATATGAGTGCGTTTAAACACCCTACGATTTTGGTAGCAAAAGATTATCTAGGTAGTATCAATCACACTCTTTTAAGTATAAAAGCACTAAAACAAAGAGATATTAAAATCCTTGCTTTAATCTTAAAAACTCAAGATAATTTTAGCAAAGATTTTATAAGCAAATATACTTCAATTCCCATTATAGAATTTGATGATAAAGTGTGTGAAAAACTTTTAAAATTTATTGTTTAA
- a CDS encoding DMT family transporter, whose protein sequence is MEWFFLFLATAFEIFGVIIMKQLVSTKNKLYLLALIVCFGFSFGFLSLSMQSIAMSVAYSIWTGAGTAGGVIIGVLFYKESKSFLKLFLIALIIACTVGLKILS, encoded by the coding sequence ATGGAATGGTTCTTTTTGTTTTTAGCGACTGCTTTTGAAATTTTTGGTGTGATTATTATGAAACAACTTGTAAGCACTAAAAATAAGCTTTATCTTTTAGCTTTGATAGTGTGTTTTGGTTTTTCGTTTGGATTTTTAAGCCTTAGTATGCAAAGTATTGCTATGAGTGTGGCTTATTCTATATGGACAGGAGCTGGAACTGCAGGTGGGGTTATCATAGGGGTGCTTTTTTACAAAGAAAGCAAAAGCTTTTTAAAGCTTTTTTTGATCGCTCTTATCATCGCTTGTACTGTGGGTTTAAAAATACTTTCATAG
- a CDS encoding DMT family transporter, whose product MIERTKISSNFGWFMVILGGLVECFWVSGLKYSTEIWHYVLTAIGVCISFTCFLKACERLEVSIAYSVFVGIGTVGVVLNEMFIFNEPSSATKLALIAILLLSIIGLKIISKEAK is encoded by the coding sequence ATGATAGAAAGAACAAAAATAAGCTCTAATTTTGGTTGGTTTATGGTTATTTTAGGTGGTTTGGTTGAGTGTTTTTGGGTAAGTGGTTTAAAATACTCTACTGAAATTTGGCATTATGTGCTTACTGCTATTGGTGTATGCATATCTTTTACTTGTTTTTTAAAAGCTTGTGAAAGACTTGAAGTAAGCATTGCTTATAGTGTTTTTGTAGGTATTGGCACGGTTGGAGTGGTGCTTAATGAGATGTTTATTTTCAATGAGCCAAGCTCTGCTACCAAACTTGCTTTAATAGCCATTTTACTTTTAAGTATCATAGGCCTTAAAATCATTAGCAAGGAAGCTAAATAA
- a CDS encoding isoaspartyl peptidase/L-asparaginase family protein, with amino-acid sequence MKFLACSKKSLLVLASLVFLSSSNVFAKSFEPIIVIHGGTSGLGLTKEEFAKREKVMKESLKAGQKILENGGSSIDAVIAAIKVMEDSPEFNAGKGAVFTSDGYNELDASLMDGKNLKAGAIAMARTIKNPIEAARLVMEKTPHTLIAGEGADKLAKKHGLEIVGQKYFYTDHRYKQLQEAKKSKEVLLDSDKAKAHLGISTEPYLGTVGAIALDKNGNLAAGTSTGGTTNKMTGRIGDSPIIGAGNYANNDSVAVSCTGTGDIYIRVAAAHEVASLYEYKKLSVQKAAEETIKQVAKLGGTGGIISIDKNGKVGYAWTKDKLGMYHGEARLGKEPKIFWPVEK; translated from the coding sequence ATGAAATTTTTAGCATGTAGCAAAAAATCTTTACTAGTATTAGCTAGTTTGGTATTTTTATCAAGTAGTAATGTTTTTGCAAAAAGCTTTGAACCTATCATTGTAATACATGGTGGAACAAGTGGGTTAGGTTTAACCAAAGAAGAATTTGCTAAAAGAGAAAAAGTGATGAAAGAATCACTAAAAGCTGGACAAAAAATACTTGAAAACGGTGGAAGTTCAATTGATGCGGTAATAGCCGCTATTAAAGTTATGGAAGATAGTCCTGAATTTAATGCGGGAAAAGGTGCTGTTTTTACTTCTGATGGATATAATGAACTTGACGCTTCTTTAATGGATGGAAAAAATTTAAAAGCTGGAGCAATTGCTATGGCAAGAACCATTAAAAATCCTATAGAAGCAGCAAGACTTGTTATGGAGAAAACACCTCACACTTTAATAGCAGGAGAAGGTGCTGACAAATTAGCTAAAAAACATGGTCTAGAAATAGTTGGGCAAAAATATTTTTATACTGACCATAGATATAAACAGTTACAAGAAGCTAAAAAAAGTAAAGAAGTATTACTAGATAGTGATAAAGCAAAAGCTCATTTAGGAATAAGCACAGAGCCTTATTTAGGCACAGTAGGAGCGATAGCTTTAGATAAAAATGGTAATTTGGCAGCGGGTACAAGCACAGGTGGAACTACTAATAAAATGACAGGTCGTATAGGAGATTCTCCTATCATAGGAGCTGGAAATTATGCAAACAATGATTCTGTAGCAGTATCTTGTACAGGAACTGGCGATATTTATATAAGAGTAGCTGCAGCACACGAAGTAGCTTCTTTATATGAGTATAAAAAACTTTCAGTACAAAAAGCAGCTGAAGAAACTATAAAACAAGTTGCCAAACTTGGTGGAACAGGCGGAATTATTTCAATAGATAAAAATGGAAAAGTAGGATATGCGTGGACCAAAGATAAACTTGGAATGTATCATGGTGAAGCAAGACTAGGTAAAGAACCAAAAATCTTTTGGCCTGTAGAAAAATAA
- the carB gene encoding carbamoyl-phosphate synthase large subunit — MPKRTDIKNILLIGSGPIVIGQACEFDYSGTQAAKTLKELGYRVVLINSNPATIMTDPEFADATYIEPITKESILNIIKKEKIDAILPTMGGQVALNVAMEVYESDELGDVKFLGANPEAIKKGEDRQVFKECMKKIGMDLPKSMYAYNYEEALKAVDEIGFPLMIRASFTLGGAGSGVVYNMDEFAELANTALALSPIHEILIEESLLGWKEYEMEVIRDKNDNCIIVCSIENIDPMGVHTGDSITIAPALTLTDKEYQAMRNASFAILREIGVDTGGSNVQFAVNPTNGRMIVIEMNPRVSRSSALASKATGYPIAKVATLLAVGFSLNEIKNDITGTPASFEPVIDYIVTKIPRFTFEKFPNASTELGTAMKSVGEVMAIGRTFKESIQKALCSLERNLSGFNVIDCDKNELITKIRHANEKRLLYIAQAFREGFSTQELFELCKIDPWFLNQIKEIVEFENQIDMDILSNKQLLRKAKTLGFSDKKIASLINQKDNLELSQNDIYYARIKHKIIAQYSEVDTCAGEFEALTPYLYSSINANEATQVKENKDKKDKKVMIIGGGPNRIGQGIEFDYACVHASFALKDMGVKTIMYNCNPETVSTDYDTSDILYFEPIDFEHLRAVVDREKPDGVIVHFGGQTPLKFAKRLSAFGAKIIGTSARVIDLAEDRKKFAKFIEDLGINQPKNGTVISVEEAIIKANEIGYPVLVRPSYVLGGRAMRVVHDESELRLYMQEAVDVSDKSPVLIDQFLDNATELDVDAISDGKEVYVAGIMEHIEEAGIHSGDSACSLPAVNIDKTMLEMIEQKTKDIALNLGVIGLLNIQFAIHENKLYMIEVNPRASRTVPFVSKATGIPLAKVATRVMWQGNLRESLNFYDTFKVVEEKNGILRAKQPKHISVKSVVFPFAKLSGSDLELGPEMRSTGEVMGISKDFENSYAKSQIASSNFLPESGNVFLSLREQDKKYAVDLANEYIKLGFKIIATSGTYKILQESGLECEFIHKISEGRPNVEDKIKNSQIHLAINTSDENSFKDDTKKIRANILRFKTPYFTNLRAAYAGAKAIKAIQNKSCLEVKSLQEYLKS; from the coding sequence ATGCCAAAAAGAACAGATATAAAAAATATACTATTAATAGGCAGTGGACCTATAGTTATAGGTCAAGCTTGTGAGTTTGATTACTCAGGAACTCAAGCAGCTAAAACTTTAAAAGAGCTAGGTTATAGAGTAGTTTTGATAAATTCTAACCCTGCTACGATTATGACAGATCCTGAATTTGCTGATGCAACATATATAGAACCAATTACCAAAGAAAGTATTTTAAATATAATCAAAAAAGAAAAGATTGATGCGATTTTACCTACTATGGGTGGTCAAGTAGCACTTAATGTTGCTATGGAAGTTTATGAAAGTGACGAGCTTGGAGATGTAAAATTTTTAGGAGCAAATCCAGAGGCTATTAAAAAAGGCGAAGATAGACAAGTTTTTAAAGAATGTATGAAAAAAATTGGTATGGATTTACCAAAATCTATGTATGCATATAACTATGAAGAAGCTTTAAAAGCAGTTGATGAGATAGGTTTTCCTTTGATGATTAGAGCTTCATTTACTCTTGGGGGTGCGGGAAGTGGTGTGGTATATAATATGGATGAATTTGCAGAACTTGCAAACACTGCTTTAGCACTAAGTCCTATCCATGAAATTTTGATTGAAGAAAGCTTGCTTGGCTGGAAAGAATATGAAATGGAGGTAATTCGTGATAAAAATGATAATTGTATTATCGTTTGTTCCATTGAAAATATTGATCCTATGGGAGTGCATACAGGCGATAGTATAACCATAGCACCAGCTTTAACACTTACTGATAAAGAATATCAAGCAATGCGTAATGCTTCATTTGCAATTTTAAGAGAAATTGGCGTTGATACAGGTGGATCAAATGTGCAATTTGCTGTCAATCCAACTAATGGTAGGATGATAGTTATTGAAATGAATCCTAGAGTTTCAAGATCTTCAGCCCTAGCTAGTAAAGCAACAGGTTATCCCATAGCTAAAGTTGCAACGCTTTTAGCAGTTGGTTTTAGTTTGAATGAAATTAAAAATGATATCACAGGAACCCCTGCTTCTTTTGAGCCAGTGATTGATTATATAGTAACTAAAATTCCTCGTTTTACTTTTGAAAAATTTCCAAATGCAAGCACTGAACTTGGCACTGCAATGAAAAGCGTGGGTGAAGTTATGGCGATAGGGCGTACTTTTAAAGAAAGTATACAAAAAGCACTTTGTTCACTTGAGAGAAATTTAAGTGGTTTTAATGTAATAGATTGTGATAAAAACGAATTAATTACAAAAATTCGTCACGCGAATGAAAAACGTTTACTTTATATAGCACAAGCTTTTAGAGAAGGTTTTAGCACACAAGAGCTTTTTGAGCTTTGCAAAATAGATCCTTGGTTTTTAAATCAAATCAAAGAAATAGTGGAATTTGAAAATCAAATAGATATGGATATTTTAAGCAATAAACAACTATTAAGAAAAGCTAAAACCTTAGGTTTTTCAGATAAAAAAATTGCTAGCTTGATTAATCAAAAAGATAATCTCGAGCTTAGTCAAAACGATATTTATTATGCAAGAATTAAACATAAAATCATCGCTCAATATAGCGAAGTAGATACTTGTGCGGGCGAATTTGAAGCATTAACTCCGTATTTGTATTCAAGCATTAATGCAAATGAAGCTACGCAAGTAAAAGAAAATAAAGATAAAAAAGATAAAAAAGTAATGATTATAGGTGGTGGGCCAAACCGCATAGGACAAGGTATTGAGTTTGATTATGCTTGCGTACATGCCTCTTTTGCTCTAAAAGATATGGGTGTAAAAACTATAATGTATAATTGCAACCCAGAAACGGTTTCAACTGATTATGATACAAGTGATATTTTATATTTTGAACCTATTGACTTTGAACATTTAAGAGCAGTTGTTGATAGAGAAAAGCCAGATGGAGTAATCGTACATTTTGGTGGTCAAACTCCACTTAAATTTGCAAAACGCCTTAGTGCTTTTGGAGCAAAGATTATAGGGACAAGTGCAAGAGTGATAGATTTAGCTGAAGATAGAAAGAAATTTGCCAAATTTATTGAAGATTTAGGTATAAACCAACCTAAAAATGGCACAGTCATAAGCGTAGAAGAAGCAATTATAAAAGCAAATGAGATAGGTTATCCTGTACTTGTTAGACCAAGCTATGTTTTGGGTGGTCGTGCAATGCGTGTAGTGCATGATGAGAGTGAGCTTAGACTTTATATGCAAGAAGCAGTAGATGTGAGTGATAAATCTCCAGTGCTTATTGATCAATTTTTAGATAATGCAACCGAACTTGATGTAGATGCAATAAGTGATGGTAAAGAAGTCTATGTAGCAGGTATTATGGAACATATTGAAGAAGCAGGAATTCATTCAGGTGATAGTGCTTGTTCTTTACCTGCTGTAAATATTGATAAAACTATGCTTGAAATGATTGAGCAAAAAACCAAAGATATTGCTTTGAATTTAGGCGTAATTGGACTTTTAAATATACAATTTGCTATTCATGAAAATAAACTTTATATGATAGAAGTAAATCCAAGAGCAAGTAGAACCGTGCCCTTTGTGAGTAAAGCTACAGGAATTCCTTTAGCTAAAGTTGCAACACGTGTAATGTGGCAAGGAAATTTAAGAGAAAGTTTAAATTTTTATGACACTTTTAAGGTGGTAGAAGAAAAAAATGGAATTTTAAGAGCTAAACAACCAAAACATATTAGTGTAAAATCAGTAGTATTTCCTTTTGCAAAACTTAGCGGAAGCGATCTTGAGCTTGGGCCTGAAATGCGTTCAACTGGTGAGGTTATGGGTATTAGTAAAGATTTTGAAAATTCATATGCAAAAAGTCAAATAGCTTCTTCAAATTTCTTACCAGAAAGTGGAAATGTTTTTTTATCTTTAAGAGAACAAGATAAAAAATACGCAGTAGATTTAGCAAATGAGTATATTAAGCTAGGTTTTAAAATTATAGCGACTAGCGGTACTTATAAAATACTGCAAGAATCAGGTTTGGAATGTGAATTTATCCATAAGATTTCAGAAGGACGTCCAAATGTGGAAGATAAAATTAAAAATTCACAAATTCATCTAGCTATAAACACAAGTGATGAAAATAGTTTTAAAGATGATACTAAAAAAATTAGAGCTAATATTTTACGCTTTAAAACACCTTATTTTACAAACCTAAGGGCAGCGTATGCAGGTGCTAAAGCGATTAAAGCTATACAAAATAAATCATGTCTTGAAGTAAAGAGCTTGCAAGAGTATTTAAAATCATGA
- the mreC gene encoding rod shape-determining protein MreC → MKSKILSILILSFLVFVSFYYGDIIKQNVLKLNIVIIDQFSKNIDFLKFKFNEYLNQAQEIRNLRERNAELEKNNIYMKNFANELNNILNDKNSSFYYPNVVLVKATSYAQISDYHKVWLDIDYKGKIKGLIYNGYTAGIVVEKNGRALGLLQGDEECVFSVFIGKNQVPGVAHGRNNYILVKYISKWLELKIGEKVYTSGLDEIFFSGIPVGEIFKIEEEGAYQNAYVKPYVKTKVPNYFYMVEN, encoded by the coding sequence ATGAAGAGTAAAATCCTTAGTATACTGATTTTATCTTTTTTGGTATTTGTTTCGTTTTATTATGGAGATATAATAAAACAAAATGTTTTAAAATTAAATATTGTTATTATTGATCAATTTTCGAAAAATATTGATTTTTTGAAATTTAAATTTAATGAATATCTTAATCAAGCTCAAGAAATTAGAAATCTAAGAGAAAGAAACGCAGAACTTGAAAAAAATAATATTTATATGAAAAATTTTGCAAATGAATTAAATAATATTTTAAATGATAAAAACTCAAGCTTTTATTATCCTAATGTGGTTTTGGTAAAAGCTACTTCATATGCTCAAATTAGTGACTATCATAAGGTATGGCTTGATATTGATTATAAAGGCAAAATAAAAGGTTTGATTTATAATGGCTATACTGCCGGAATAGTAGTAGAAAAAAATGGCAGAGCTTTGGGGCTTTTGCAAGGTGATGAAGAATGTGTTTTTTCTGTTTTTATAGGTAAAAACCAGGTTCCTGGTGTTGCTCATGGTAGGAACAATTATATATTGGTTAAATATATTTCTAAGTGGCTCGAGCTTAAAATAGGAGAAAAAGTTTATACAAGTGGATTAGATGAAATTTTCTTTTCAGGAATTCCTGTTGGGGAAATTTTTAAAATAGAAGAAGAAGGTGCCTACCAAAACGCTTATGTTAAACCTTATGTAAAAACAAAAGTACCAAATTATTTTTATATGGTAGAAAACTAA